The Methanosphaera sp. BMS genome contains a region encoding:
- a CDS encoding alpha/beta hydrolase fold domain-containing protein: MSNNKSLVAKIEEAILMRTKLKFMDSRENVNDFLKEQLNAPAKSVKSIFKSIDFNGTRIFTFGDENAKNTILYIHGGAFVLEINIQHLIYCFLLSKKMDAYVLAPVYPIAPKHNASETYGIITSLYKKLIQRDNLILMGDSAGGGFVHSFCQYLRTIDLQQPQKIITFSPWVDISMSNPPYDSKNDPVLGEIGLKEVGKSWAGELNTDDYRVSPLFGDNTNLPDTLIFAGEREIFYNDIKKYAENLKNDGVNVRLVTGNDLFHIYPLFPMPEAYAAFKEIKKEIIG; the protein is encoded by the coding sequence ATGTCTAATAATAAATCACTTGTTGCAAAAATTGAGGAAGCTATTTTAATGCGTACTAAGCTTAAATTCATGGATTCAAGGGAGAATGTAAATGATTTTCTAAAAGAACAATTGAATGCTCCCGCTAAATCTGTGAAAAGTATTTTTAAAAGTATTGATTTTAATGGAACACGAATTTTTACTTTTGGGGATGAAAACGCTAAAAATACCATTCTGTACATACATGGGGGAGCTTTTGTTCTTGAAATTAACATTCAGCATTTAATATATTGCTTTTTACTATCAAAAAAAATGGATGCTTATGTATTGGCACCAGTTTATCCGATTGCTCCTAAGCATAACGCAAGTGAGACATATGGGATAATCACTTCTCTGTATAAAAAATTAATTCAAAGGGATAATCTGATATTGATGGGGGACTCTGCCGGCGGAGGATTCGTACACTCATTTTGCCAATATCTCAGGACAATCGATTTACAGCAACCTCAAAAGATAATAACCTTCTCTCCATGGGTTGATATTTCCATGAGCAATCCTCCCTATGACAGCAAAAATGATCCTGTATTGGGTGAAATTGGACTTAAAGAAGTTGGCAAGTCATGGGCAGGGGAATTAAACACAGATGATTATCGTGTAAGTCCCTTATTTGGGGATAATACAAATTTACCCGATACATTAATCTTTGCAGGTGAAAGAGAAATTTTTTATAATGACATTAAAAAATATGCTGAAAATCTCAAAAATGACGGCGTTAATGTACGATTAGTAACGGGTAATGATTTGTTCCATATTTATCCGTTATTTCCCATGCCGGAAGCATATGCTGCATTCAAAGAAATAAAAAAAGAGATAATTGGTTAA
- the proS gene encoding proline--tRNA ligase has protein sequence MKNFSQWFHDILEEAELMDARYPIKGMSVWLPRGFQIRKYTLKALQELLDKDHEEVLFPMLIPESELAKEAIHVKGFEEEVYWITKGGKRELNEQLALRPTSETSMYPMFSLWVRSHMDLPIKVYQTVNTFRYETKHTRPLIRVREITTFNETHTVHATEQEAEEEVQEGIRIYREFFDELGIPYSISKRPEWDKFPGSKYTMAFDMIMPDGKTLQIGTVHNLGTTFAKTFDITFENDEGEHEYAHQTCYGLSDRVIASLIAAHGDEKGLQLPPVVAPEQVIIIPIIFKQKEDIVLDFTNKLEQLLENNGIRVKQDKRDLRPGNKYYYWEKRGVPLRIEVGPRDIENNSIVINRRDTGKKEFIDYDENTITDTVKEILDDITVQMKENANKFQQEKTYSVEKLEQVKKTINKKGGIITCNWCGDTDCGKDMEEQFDIDILGTQEAEVSGDCINCQKPAQYKVLISKTY, from the coding sequence ATGAAGAATTTCAGTCAGTGGTTTCATGACATATTAGAAGAAGCAGAACTAATGGATGCACGTTACCCAATTAAGGGTATGAGTGTATGGCTACCAAGAGGATTTCAAATAAGAAAATATACTTTAAAGGCACTACAGGAACTATTGGATAAAGATCATGAGGAAGTACTATTTCCAATGCTCATACCTGAAAGTGAACTTGCTAAAGAAGCAATACATGTAAAAGGATTTGAGGAAGAAGTATACTGGATAACAAAAGGTGGAAAAAGAGAACTGAATGAACAATTGGCACTAAGACCTACAAGTGAAACATCAATGTATCCGATGTTTTCACTATGGGTACGTTCACACATGGATTTGCCAATAAAGGTCTATCAGACAGTAAACACATTCCGGTATGAAACAAAGCATACCCGTCCACTTATAAGGGTACGTGAAATAACAACATTCAATGAAACACACACGGTACATGCAACAGAACAAGAAGCAGAAGAAGAAGTGCAGGAAGGAATAAGAATATACAGGGAGTTCTTTGACGAGCTGGGTATACCTTACTCCATAAGTAAACGTCCTGAATGGGATAAATTCCCTGGCTCCAAGTATACAATGGCATTTGATATGATTATGCCCGACGGAAAAACATTACAAATCGGTACTGTCCATAACCTGGGCACAACATTTGCAAAAACCTTTGACATAACATTTGAAAATGATGAAGGAGAACATGAATATGCACATCAAACCTGTTATGGATTATCCGACCGTGTAATAGCATCGCTTATAGCAGCTCACGGCGATGAAAAAGGTTTGCAGCTACCACCTGTAGTTGCACCAGAACAGGTAATAATCATACCTATTATATTCAAGCAAAAAGAGGATATTGTACTGGACTTTACCAATAAACTGGAACAGCTTCTTGAAAATAATGGCATAAGGGTAAAGCAGGATAAACGTGATTTACGGCCGGGTAATAAATATTACTACTGGGAAAAACGCGGAGTACCTCTTAGAATAGAGGTAGGTCCAAGGGACATTGAAAACAATTCCATAGTGATAAACAGGCGTGATACCGGTAAGAAGGAATTTATAGACTATGATGAGAATACTATCACAGATACCGTAAAGGAAATACTTGATGATATTACAGTACAAATGAAGGAAAACGCAAACAAATTCCAACAGGAAAAAACATACTCCGTCGAAAAACTTGAACAGGTTAAAAAGACAATCAATAAGAAAGGTGGAATTATAACCTGTAATTGGTGTGGAGACACTGACTGTGGAAAGGATATGGAGGAACAATTTGACATAGACATACTTGGAACACAGGAAGCTGAAGTTTCAGGTGATTGTATTAACTGTCAAAAACCTGCACAATATAAGGTACTAATCTCAAAAACATATTAA
- a CDS encoding helix-turn-helix transcriptional regulator translates to MFISNGVYIIIVKIAKALSDQNRVEIIKLLSEEELCACHILDQMQIAQSTLSHHMKQLTDSKLVIVTKKGRWSYYRINTQTVNDFKEFLDTYKNTSKINKCNINCD, encoded by the coding sequence ATGTTTATAAGTAATGGTGTATATATTATTATAGTAAAAATAGCCAAAGCATTAAGCGACCAGAATAGGGTGGAAATAATAAAACTATTATCAGAAGAGGAATTATGTGCATGTCACATACTAGATCAAATGCAGATAGCCCAATCAACACTGTCCCATCACATGAAACAATTAACAGACTCAAAACTAGTAATAGTAACAAAAAAGGGACGATGGTCCTATTACAGGATAAACACCCAAACAGTCAATGATTTCAAAGAATTCCTGGATACATACAAGAACACATCCAAGATAAACAAGTGTAACATTAACTGTGACTAA
- a CDS encoding acyltransferase, which yields MNKTRIEWIDLVRAIAILTVLYIHSVDGIYIISSDAILNLTFASRIFQFASLFIGRIGVPFFLMITGYLLLDRVYDDEKVKKFWTKNCKTLIIVTIIWALIYAVSLYFVSNKYAQVNTVEAGNLLFSHMWYMPMIIGMYLSMPFVSKAVGGFDKQTIFQATVIFTILAFLIPFISLLCDMEGIHNITLQYCLGFSGGIYGVYIILGYLVKKEMFKKISSKYLWILTIVSFLFCLLMQYYAYIKGYNFILWYEFPFILTGSFALFELVSRMGSVKFYDEIKFLSKYSFAVFLIHNLFRIPLLPLIVDLPFTEPVKALILWILLIIFSYVAVVIIYRIPKFGKFLLYMR from the coding sequence ATGAATAAAACAAGAATTGAATGGATAGACTTGGTTCGTGCTATTGCTATATTAACAGTATTATATATTCATTCTGTAGATGGGATATATATCATATCCTCGGATGCAATTCTTAATTTGACGTTTGCTTCCAGAATTTTTCAATTTGCTTCATTGTTCATAGGACGTATAGGAGTACCTTTCTTTTTAATGATAACTGGGTATTTATTGTTGGATAGGGTTTATGATGATGAAAAGGTTAAAAAATTTTGGACAAAGAACTGTAAAACATTGATTATTGTTACCATTATATGGGCTCTTATTTATGCTGTTTCATTGTATTTTGTATCAAACAAATATGCACAAGTTAATACAGTGGAAGCAGGAAATCTTTTATTTAGTCATATGTGGTATATGCCGATGATTATCGGAATGTATCTTTCAATGCCATTTGTTTCAAAAGCCGTAGGGGGCTTTGATAAACAAACCATATTCCAGGCAACAGTAATATTTACGATATTGGCATTTTTGATACCGTTCATATCATTATTATGTGACATGGAGGGAATTCATAATATTACATTACAATATTGTCTTGGATTTAGTGGTGGTATATACGGTGTTTATATCATATTGGGATACTTGGTTAAAAAAGAAATGTTCAAAAAGATATCTTCAAAATACTTATGGATATTAACCATAGTTTCATTCCTATTTTGTTTATTAATGCAGTATTATGCTTATATTAAAGGTTATAATTTCATATTATGGTATGAATTCCCATTTATATTAACCGGATCATTTGCATTATTTGAATTGGTTTCAAGAATGGGCAGTGTAAAATTCTATGATGAAATAAAATTCTTATCAAAATATTCATTTGCAGTATTTTTGATTCATAACCTATTTAGAATACCTTTATTACCATTAATAGTGGATTTACCGTTTACAGAACCTGTAAAAGCATTAATATTATGGATTTTATTAATAATATTCAGTTATGTGGCAGTAGTAATAATATATAGAATACCAAAATTTGGAAAATTCCTTTTATATATGAGATAA
- a CDS encoding Ig-like domain-containing protein yields the protein MNKNVKKIFFILTLMTILLAISTVSATDDSDSSNIVSDQTIESDVSSDYIQTATSDNTLIKTNKEIKKDSITSNDIENTNVIENQEIRTDTSIKENTHMKKGESNTGNSNEPITIDGIEYTNIIQNEEITSNTILRENTYINNCNIVMGMWDFLVNNATTYINNTNINASINNSNLSQLYFENSNISGKLVNNASATFTNSLLNMSVNNKYGIMTINDDCILGEGLYLDGVIGEIIINDRSRLLPHQSRYEGNITLENVTLCGGHKTNDGNLTLINCTFAYTQQRGINNYGNLTLIDTTVLNLNNNKNAYANNTTFSGSFQNSGNLTLSDDVSFNTSSFYNYGTIFINNSNIIYPYLRSFRGNHHLSNIVIDKSITNEAQSTLTLSNVTLNQTITNQGTLVIDDNCIFATGFRLNNYGNITINDTNRIYPYTNSFNGENTLSNLTIDKTISNAGTLTLKNVTIASTISNNGILIIDDNCTFTENVEIYDYGEILINDTTRIAPYLPIYNGDYTIENAEIETTKTNNGNLTIINSALTGEFYNYGTATFKNSVLNGYLQNEGTLIIDDNTVFGDDLYIEGAGEIITNQSDALLPYLTIYNGDYTIIDTVLDSEKANYGNLTIINSTLENYLENYGNLTVINTILNGQISNDGILNISDDCTLGENLIISGNGQIICSNINNLVPYMRTLNGNYTLENITLTGTKTNNGNLTLKNTTLDCTLTNNGVLNISDDCEFGENFKILGNGQIICNDFSKIMPYLSTINGNYTLENWNITKDLNLYGNIELVNCNIKAKITNYENLSIINSSLSNNRKDVSSSKADGFLINNIGNLNMINCVMENNTFDTTITYYYSSLQFYGAIVNNGNMTITDSKFKNNKLGHYFAESYNNYYGNSFGNGSVVYNKGLLTINNSNFTNNYAGSYGGAINSIKNLTINNCNFNDNTAIVGGGAIGLDKGQAVITNSIFKGNNATLRLTVNELCGGGAIYASNSEMIINNCTFDNNQAISYITGIAGVNSKGGSIAMINMKANISDSTFKNHKTEVIQGGKIYYTYNMNATISNCLFENNNGGIIDYTKLNIINNTFKNTTGDEVINNMITNNANKTISQNKFIDNHVTTETINKYVYFDNTILNITAEENTYQNTTINDTLQLDVPEDIHEGVDITITGLYTINNPDNYDSNIMEQNRFNVYLNGVLSQTVDELSFTIKPTSGTTILTVQPTISQTRKSVTISPTTISDITITPDNYDDYIYEEKLIGVSKGSIVTFTGEFNDKGEICVDTEGVILNGEDATFTNTVFVLDTNYTTLRNMNINNINTDYPISNFGKGNTITNNTITITKDEGQIAAIKNIASDATISNNILIVSGPANTIDFSETSEADTQAILLLGGDNNKVINNTISVSCSGINTMYGTIEGITNSEGATNTLITQNRINVTGANFNYGINCLVNDENLTITENTMIITGERYCDGVQVGNGVKNILITDNNITCVCINTTVLETEGAITYGVIASNMGSSESENITVNNNNIDITGTANYAIEFYKVKDTQVNDNNITVNGPFSMGIAYSYSPNGVATGNTISTSGDGNTPINYITEEVKQENTGIRIQNGTQNILIENNTITTTDEALNDTTIHSDAANITIRNNILSSSTKTGDASLMVPFNAIVENNKAPDNQTNPGEDDHEWTSIIITPSNFNNYFDWSGFKFEEYTIVYFNGTFTNVETAGYSIPTANIIIDGTNASFIDTTFSLQNNNITLQNINFTSSNKYSRLITADKQKNLTIINSTITLNNTKTVDDIYAQWGLYSPLYTQCIRITNTDGVYIENNTINVYGPSIAEVNLAKYYIANTYAIEVYNSSNANINNNIITVQNSTEPTEDSIINAVVLVNTTKVKVTDNTLNISGAVTLTAINNTNPQASDIIEDNTIITPAPEEDDSQWNKIIVTPENINQYVNFEYETNGFFTFEPFTKAIFVGTFSNMGLNFKNDNIIIDGSNATFTDVQFGISRRNNITIQNTKMNSSPDKIESLITASERSNNVTVKNNTLTLYNTKSLDTTYAQWGFVSVFYTHGIFFHSINNSCVEDNTINIYGPSVDQNSGQPNTYAIETRVCNNVSIKNNNIHIENTTTPTEESLMNGIWISFNSSNIKITDNIINVSGAVTTTAINNTSPNESNIIEDNEISENPIISPTISLDDIIGVINMPTTITATVTDNDGNAVTDGTVTFMDEDENILGESSLTDGTASITVTFTEELTTEVIAVYTPVSGQYLESSASSMLTIEPPLTVITISTDNLKAGETAIITAMVTDQAGNAISSGKVAFKINGKTIKDANGKVIYAKIINGVATVEYDVPLNMSSKIINITATYSGSGQYKKATEILTTTVTAPEPTITIIPFDEEVQSGSTVTFKAKVVTGDIPITTGKIIFKINGKSIKDENGKVIYGKVDANGEVSVDYNIGDLRAKTYTVEAVFISSEYDRLETSTTMTVVNP from the coding sequence ATGAATAAGAATGTTAAAAAAATATTCTTCATACTGACACTTATGACGATACTGCTGGCAATATCAACCGTTAGTGCAACGGATGACTCCGATAGCAGCAATATTGTAAGTGACCAGACAATAGAATCAGATGTTAGTTCTGATTATATTCAAACAGCCACATCTGATAATACATTAATTAAAACCAACAAAGAAATTAAAAAGGATTCTATAACCAGCAATGACATTGAAAATACAAATGTTATAGAAAATCAGGAAATAAGAACAGACACTTCCATAAAGGAAAATACCCATATGAAGAAAGGTGAAAGCAACACAGGCAATTCAAACGAGCCTATAACAATTGACGGAATAGAATACACAAACATAATTCAGAACGAGGAAATAACTTCAAACACCATTCTTAGGGAAAACACCTACATAAACAACTGTAACATAGTTATGGGAATGTGGGATTTTCTAGTCAACAACGCCACAACATATATTAACAATACCAACATTAATGCTAGCATAAACAATAGCAACTTATCACAACTTTACTTTGAAAATTCAAACATATCCGGAAAACTAGTAAACAATGCTTCTGCAACATTTACCAACAGTCTTCTAAACATGTCAGTAAATAACAAGTATGGAATCATGACCATTAACGATGACTGCATACTTGGAGAAGGCCTCTATTTAGATGGCGTAATTGGCGAAATTATAATTAATGACAGAAGCAGACTACTCCCACACCAGAGCAGATATGAAGGAAACATTACCCTTGAGAATGTGACTCTCTGCGGGGGTCATAAAACGAATGACGGCAATTTAACATTGATTAACTGTACGTTTGCCTACACCCAACAAAGAGGCATTAATAATTACGGTAACTTAACGCTTATCGATACAACTGTCCTGAACCTTAACAACAACAAAAACGCATACGCAAACAATACCACATTCAGTGGAAGTTTCCAGAATTCAGGTAACCTTACATTATCTGATGACGTGTCCTTTAACACTTCAAGTTTCTATAATTATGGTACTATATTCATAAATAACAGTAACATAATATATCCATACCTAAGAAGCTTCAGAGGAAATCATCATTTAAGTAACATAGTCATTGACAAAAGCATAACCAATGAGGCACAGTCAACTCTCACGTTAAGCAACGTTACACTAAATCAAACAATAACAAATCAGGGAACACTGGTCATTGATGATAACTGTATCTTTGCAACAGGATTTAGGCTAAACAACTATGGAAACATCACCATAAATGATACAAATAGAATATATCCCTATACCAATTCATTCAACGGTGAAAACACACTAAGTAACCTTACCATTGACAAAACAATATCAAATGCAGGAACTTTAACATTGAAAAACGTTACGATAGCAAGTACTATCAGCAACAATGGAATTCTAATTATCGATGACAACTGTACATTTACAGAAAATGTTGAAATTTACGATTACGGGGAAATACTAATCAATGACACAACCAGAATAGCACCATATCTACCTATTTACAATGGAGATTACACAATTGAAAATGCAGAGATAGAGACAACTAAAACAAACAACGGTAATTTAACAATCATTAACTCCGCATTAACCGGAGAATTCTATAACTATGGTACTGCCACGTTTAAAAATTCTGTCTTAAATGGATATTTACAGAATGAAGGTACTTTAATAATTGATGACAACACAGTATTCGGAGATGACTTATATATTGAAGGTGCTGGAGAAATAATCACTAATCAAAGTGATGCCCTACTTCCTTACCTGACAATATATAACGGTGATTACACAATCATAGATACCGTACTCGACAGTGAAAAGGCTAACTACGGCAACCTGACCATCATCAACTCAACACTAGAAAACTACCTGGAAAACTACGGTAACTTAACGGTAATCAACACAATCCTTAATGGACAGATATCTAATGATGGAATACTGAACATCAGTGATGACTGTACACTGGGTGAAAATCTCATCATTAGTGGAAACGGACAGATTATCTGTTCCAATATCAACAATCTAGTACCATACATGAGAACACTAAACGGAAACTACACATTAGAAAACATTACCTTAACAGGAACTAAAACAAACAACGGCAACCTTACGTTAAAAAATACAACATTAGACTGTACTCTTACAAATAACGGTGTTTTAAACATTAGTGATGACTGTGAATTCGGTGAAAACTTCAAGATTCTTGGAAACGGACAGATTATTTGTAATGATTTCAGTAAAATAATGCCATATCTGTCAACCATCAACGGTAATTATACACTTGAAAACTGGAACATCACAAAAGACCTAAACTTATACGGTAACATTGAATTGGTTAACTGTAACATCAAAGCCAAAATCACAAACTATGAAAACTTAAGCATCATCAATTCAAGCTTAAGCAACAATAGAAAAGATGTTTCATCCAGCAAAGCAGATGGATTCCTGATAAACAACATTGGAAATCTGAACATGATAAACTGCGTAATGGAAAACAACACCTTCGACACGACGATAACCTATTACTACAGTTCACTTCAATTCTACGGAGCAATAGTGAACAATGGAAACATGACCATAACAGATAGCAAATTCAAAAACAACAAATTAGGACACTACTTTGCCGAATCATACAATAATTACTATGGAAACAGCTTTGGAAATGGAAGTGTAGTATACAACAAAGGACTACTGACAATCAACAACTCCAACTTCACAAACAACTATGCAGGTAGTTATGGAGGAGCAATAAATAGCATTAAAAATCTCACAATTAACAACTGCAACTTCAATGACAACACTGCAATAGTAGGTGGAGGAGCAATAGGATTGGATAAAGGTCAAGCAGTAATAACCAACAGCATCTTCAAAGGAAACAACGCAACATTACGGTTAACAGTAAATGAGTTATGCGGTGGAGGAGCAATATACGCATCCAACAGCGAAATGATTATCAATAACTGTACATTCGACAACAATCAGGCAATCTCTTATATTACAGGAATAGCCGGAGTAAACAGTAAGGGTGGATCAATAGCAATGATAAACATGAAAGCCAACATAAGCGATTCCACATTCAAAAATCATAAAACCGAGGTTATACAGGGCGGAAAAATATACTACACTTACAATATGAATGCAACGATATCAAACTGTTTATTTGAAAACAACAACGGTGGAATAATCGATTACACAAAACTAAACATCATCAACAACACATTCAAGAATACAACGGGAGATGAAGTAATAAACAATATGATAACAAACAATGCCAACAAAACAATTTCCCAAAACAAATTCATAGACAACCATGTGACGACAGAAACAATAAATAAATATGTATACTTTGACAATACAATACTTAATATCACAGCAGAAGAAAACACATACCAAAACACGACAATAAATGATACCCTACAATTAGATGTTCCGGAAGATATCCATGAAGGAGTTGACATTACAATCACAGGATTATACACTATAAACAATCCGGACAATTACGATTCAAACATCATGGAACAAAACAGATTCAATGTATACTTAAATGGGGTTCTATCCCAAACGGTTGATGAACTATCATTCACAATCAAGCCGACATCCGGAACAACCATACTGACCGTTCAACCGACAATTTCACAGACACGTAAGAGTGTAACGATTAGTCCAACAACCATATCCGATATAACAATAACCCCTGATAACTATGATGATTACATCTATGAAGAAAAACTTATCGGTGTATCAAAAGGTAGTATTGTAACATTTACCGGAGAGTTTAACGATAAAGGTGAAATATGCGTAGACACAGAAGGTGTTATATTAAATGGTGAAGATGCAACATTTACAAATACCGTATTTGTACTTGATACCAATTATACCACACTAAGAAACATGAACATAAACAACATAAACACGGATTATCCAATATCCAACTTTGGAAAAGGCAATACAATTACAAACAACACGATTACAATAACTAAAGATGAAGGTCAAATAGCTGCCATCAAAAACATAGCATCTGACGCTACAATATCCAACAACATTCTAATAGTATCAGGTCCTGCAAATACCATCGACTTTTCCGAGACAAGTGAAGCAGATACACAGGCAATACTACTGTTAGGTGGTGACAACAACAAAGTAATCAACAATACAATAAGCGTAAGTTGCAGTGGAATAAACACGATGTACGGTACAATAGAAGGAATTACCAACAGTGAAGGGGCAACCAACACATTAATCACCCAAAACAGGATAAACGTGACGGGAGCAAACTTCAACTATGGAATCAACTGTCTAGTAAACGATGAAAACCTGACAATCACAGAAAATACCATGATTATAACTGGTGAACGTTACTGTGATGGAGTACAGGTAGGAAACGGAGTGAAAAACATACTCATAACAGACAACAACATAACATGCGTATGTATAAACACTACAGTGCTGGAAACAGAAGGAGCTATAACTTACGGAGTAATAGCAAGCAACATGGGTTCAAGCGAGTCAGAAAACATCACAGTAAACAATAACAACATAGACATTACGGGAACAGCCAACTATGCGATAGAATTCTATAAAGTTAAAGATACTCAAGTAAATGACAACAACATAACAGTAAACGGCCCATTCTCAATGGGAATAGCCTATTCCTACTCACCAAATGGTGTTGCCACAGGAAATACAATCAGTACCAGCGGTGATGGAAACACCCCAATAAACTACATAACAGAAGAAGTTAAACAGGAAAATACCGGTATAAGAATACAGAACGGAACACAGAACATACTCATAGAGAATAACACCATAACAACAACTGACGAAGCACTTAACGATACGACAATACACTCCGATGCGGCAAACATTACGATAAGAAACAACATACTCTCAAGCAGTACAAAAACCGGGGATGCATCGTTAATGGTACCGTTTAACGCAATAGTAGAAAACAATAAGGCACCTGACAACCAGACAAATCCTGGTGAAGACGATCATGAATGGACCAGCATAATCATAACACCAAGTAATTTCAACAATTACTTTGACTGGAGTGGATTCAAGTTTGAAGAATACACAATAGTATACTTCAATGGAACATTTACCAATGTGGAAACTGCAGGATATAGTATACCTACAGCTAATATAATCATAGATGGAACAAACGCATCATTCATAGATACAACATTCTCATTACAGAATAATAACATAACACTTCAAAACATTAACTTTACATCTTCAAACAAATACAGCAGATTAATAACAGCAGACAAACAGAAAAATCTCACAATAATAAACAGTACCATAACATTAAACAACACTAAAACAGTCGATGACATATATGCACAATGGGGATTATACTCACCATTATATACTCAATGTATCAGAATAACAAATACTGATGGAGTATACATAGAAAACAATACAATAAACGTATACGGACCAAGTATTGCAGAAGTAAACCTAGCTAAATACTACATAGCAAACACATACGCTATAGAAGTATACAATTCAAGCAATGCAAACATAAACAATAACATAATAACTGTTCAAAATTCAACAGAACCTACAGAAGACAGTATTATAAATGCAGTAGTACTCGTTAACACGACCAAAGTCAAAGTAACTGATAACACCCTGAATATTTCAGGAGCAGTAACATTAACAGCAATAAACAACACCAATCCACAAGCATCAGACATAATAGAAGACAACACAATAATAACACCAGCCCCAGAAGAAGATGATAGTCAATGGAATAAGATAATAGTTACCCCTGAAAATATAAATCAATATGTGAACTTTGAGTATGAAACAAATGGATTCTTTACATTTGAACCTTTCACAAAGGCAATATTTGTAGGAACATTTAGCAATATGGGACTTAACTTCAAGAATGACAACATAATCATAGATGGTAGCAATGCAACCTTTACCGATGTTCAATTCGGCATAAGTAGAAGAAACAACATAACAATACAAAATACGAAAATGAATAGTAGTCCTGATAAAATTGAATCATTAATAACTGCATCCGAAAGATCAAACAACGTTACAGTGAAAAATAATACACTTACATTATATAATACAAAGTCACTCGATACAACCTATGCACAATGGGGATTCGTTTCAGTATTTTACACTCATGGAATCTTCTTCCATTCAATTAATAATTCCTGCGTAGAAGATAACACTATAAACATTTATGGACCAAGTGTTGACCAAAACAGTGGCCAACCAAACACATATGCAATAGAAACAAGAGTATGTAACAATGTAAGCATAAAAAACAACAACATACACATAGAAAACACAACCACACCAACAGAAGAAAGCCTTATGAATGGAATTTGGATTTCATTCAACTCAAGTAACATAAAAATAACAGATAACATAATAAACGTTTCCGGAGCAGTTACAACAACAGCAATAAACAATACAAGCCCAAATGAATCAAATATAATAGAAGATAATGAAATTTCAGAAAATCCTATAATTAGCCCAACAATTTCATTGGATGACATTATCGGTGTGATAAACATGCCTACAACCATTACGGCAACAGTAACTGATAATGATGGAAATGCAGTCACTGATGGAACAGTAACATTCATGGATGAAGATGAAAACATCTTAGGTGAAAGCAGTCTGACCGATGGAACAGCATCTATTACTGTAACCTTCACCGAAGAATTAACTACCGAAGTGATAGCAGTATACACACCAGTATCCGGCCAGTATCTTGAAAGTAGTGCATCCAGCATGCTGACAATAGAACCTCCACTTACTGTTATAACAATCAGTACCGACAACCTAAAAGCAGGAGAAACTGCAATAATAACTGCGATGGTAACAGATCAAGCAGGAAATGCCATCAGTAGTGGAAAAGTAGCATTCAAAATAAACGGTAAAACAATTAAAGATGCTAACGGTAAAGTTATCTATGCTAAAATAATAAATGGTGTAGCCACTGTTGAATATGATGTTCCACTGAATATGTCATCAAAAATTATTAACATAACTGCGACATATTCTGGATCTGGCCAATATAAAAAGGCTACAGAGATACTAACAACGACAGTAACAGCACCAGAGCCTACAATTACCATAATACCATTTGATGAAGAGGTACAATCTGGTTCAACCGTTACATTCAAAGCCAAAGTAGTGACAGGAGATATTCCAATTACCACCGGCAAAATTATATTTAAAATCAACGGTAAATCCATCAAGGATGAAAACGGCAAAGTAATCTATGGTAAAGTGGATGCTAATGGTGAAGTAAGTGTTGACTACAACATTGGTGATCTTAGGGCAAAAACTTATACCGTTGAAGCTGTATTCATATCAAGTGAATATGATAGGTTGGAAACAAGCACTACGATGACTGTTGTTAATCCGTAA